The following coding sequences are from one Leptospira levettii window:
- the topA gene encoding type I DNA topoisomerase: MNSYLGKDWLVVATKGHIKDLPPKSYGVDISNSFEPEYEWLKGKKKLFTSIVSKAKKCSIIYIASDPDREGEIIAKHCFDELVKVKKPIYRLRLKEITKAELNIQLEKKNGLDLGEIESQIARRVIDRIFGFEVSPDLWKQLKIPTLSAGRVQSTVLHWICEREREIQNFTKQTYFLLKLHGSLKKQKIELKYHTKEKLNQEDVNAIVKELGLIPEPSKLKELILSNIKIKQLKRNPPKAFSTASLLEVSFRALKFDSKKTMRIAQSLFEGKKLQSGETVGLITYMRSDSTRVSDSKLQLGENYLKQHHPKLLLEGSGKQSKQKKFSQDAHEAVIPINPNLTPNQIRNYLTVDEWKLYQLIWERFLVSLMKPELGEEVVYEFPIGKHVFTHSFERIFDGGFKNFPEPISNQKKSPLDAKVGDVFSYESFSTLEKETEPPERYTQGKLIQKMEDTGVGRPSTYANILETLKLRKYIVEYQKNIGPSALGMKVDGYLDLNFHDLIGESFTKDLEQQLDEITENRNSRVELISAFYAKLIQIIKSPRKKIDSYGPEFGTTTKNEKAVSDSSAIKTNAHSKKNKNQHLPKEKSLSLTEKKVCPKCSDGTIKTKLGKNGKTIYFCSRYPHCDYITYDN; this comes from the coding sequence ATCAATTCTTACTTAGGTAAGGATTGGTTGGTTGTCGCAACAAAAGGTCATATCAAAGACCTGCCACCCAAATCCTATGGAGTGGATATCTCCAACTCTTTTGAACCTGAATATGAATGGCTCAAAGGGAAAAAGAAACTCTTTACCTCTATTGTTTCGAAAGCAAAAAAATGTTCTATAATTTATATAGCAAGTGATCCGGACAGGGAAGGTGAGATTATCGCTAAACATTGTTTTGATGAATTGGTAAAAGTAAAAAAACCAATCTACCGCTTACGTTTAAAAGAAATTACAAAAGCTGAATTGAACATCCAATTAGAGAAAAAAAATGGACTAGATTTAGGGGAAATTGAATCACAAATAGCGAGAAGGGTGATTGATCGAATTTTTGGTTTTGAAGTATCACCTGATTTATGGAAACAATTAAAAATACCAACCTTATCTGCGGGAAGGGTTCAATCTACCGTTTTACATTGGATTTGTGAAAGGGAAAGGGAAATCCAAAACTTTACAAAACAAACTTATTTTTTACTTAAACTTCATGGTAGTTTGAAAAAACAAAAAATCGAACTCAAATACCATACGAAAGAAAAACTGAATCAAGAAGATGTAAATGCGATCGTAAAAGAACTGGGATTGATCCCTGAACCTTCTAAGCTAAAGGAACTCATATTATCAAATATCAAAATAAAACAATTGAAACGAAATCCTCCAAAGGCATTTTCTACTGCCAGTTTACTTGAAGTTAGTTTTCGAGCTTTAAAATTTGATTCAAAAAAAACGATGCGAATTGCACAAAGTTTATTTGAAGGCAAAAAATTACAATCGGGAGAAACGGTAGGTCTTATTACCTACATGAGATCTGATAGCACTCGTGTTTCCGATTCCAAACTTCAGTTAGGTGAGAATTATTTAAAACAACACCATCCAAAACTTCTATTGGAAGGGAGTGGAAAACAGTCCAAACAGAAAAAGTTTTCGCAAGATGCTCATGAAGCTGTTATCCCCATTAATCCCAATCTAACACCCAATCAGATTCGGAATTATTTGACAGTAGACGAATGGAAACTTTACCAATTGATATGGGAACGATTTTTAGTCTCTCTCATGAAGCCCGAATTAGGTGAAGAGGTTGTATATGAATTCCCAATTGGAAAACATGTATTCACACATTCCTTTGAAAGAATTTTTGATGGTGGGTTTAAAAACTTTCCAGAACCAATTTCGAATCAAAAGAAAAGTCCATTGGATGCAAAAGTGGGAGATGTTTTTTCCTACGAATCTTTTTCGACTTTAGAAAAGGAAACAGAACCTCCTGAAAGATATACCCAAGGTAAGTTAATCCAAAAAATGGAAGATACGGGAGTGGGTCGTCCTTCCACTTACGCAAACATTCTTGAAACATTAAAACTGAGAAAGTACATTGTTGAGTACCAAAAAAACATAGGCCCTTCTGCCTTGGGAATGAAAGTGGATGGTTATTTGGATTTAAACTTTCATGATCTAATTGGTGAATCCTTTACAAAAGATTTAGAACAACAGCTGGACGAGATCACGGAGAACAGAAATTCAAGAGTGGAATTAATTTCAGCATTTTATGCGAAGTTAATACAAATTATAAAATCACCAAGGAAAAAAATAGATTCTTATGGGCCTGAGTTTGGAACAACCACGAAGAATGAAAAAGCTGTTTCTGATAGTTCAGCAATCAAAACAAATGCTCATTCCAAAAAAAATAAGAACCAACATCTACCAAAGGAAAAGA
- the cysK gene encoding cysteine synthase A, with protein sequence MKFNSILDAIGNTPHIRLSRLFGTDHEVYMKLERQNPGGSIKDRIALAMIEDAEKSGKLKKDSIIVEPTSGNTGIGLAMVAAVKGYAITLVMPEHMSVERRRIMAAYGAKFELTPREKGMPGAIAKAQEMVAANPNAWMPQQFENDANIQVHREKTAEEIAKDFPDGLDYIITGVGTGGHISGCAENLKKRFPKLKVFAVEPEGSPVLSGGKPGPHPLQGIGAGFIPKNCKTELLDGIITVGKEESFTMAVLAAKKEGIFIGTSSGASLAAVSKKLKEIPAGSKVLTFCYDTGERYLSVEGLFV encoded by the coding sequence ATGAAATTTAATAGTATTTTAGATGCCATTGGCAACACACCACATATCCGATTGTCTCGTTTGTTTGGAACTGATCACGAAGTTTATATGAAACTAGAAAGACAGAACCCAGGTGGATCGATTAAAGATCGTATCGCCCTTGCGATGATTGAAGATGCCGAAAAATCAGGGAAACTTAAAAAAGATTCCATCATTGTGGAGCCTACATCTGGAAATACTGGGATTGGTCTCGCAATGGTTGCAGCTGTGAAAGGTTATGCGATTACTCTCGTGATGCCAGAGCATATGTCAGTGGAGAGACGCCGAATTATGGCAGCTTACGGTGCTAAGTTTGAACTCACTCCAAGGGAAAAAGGAATGCCAGGTGCGATTGCAAAAGCACAAGAAATGGTAGCTGCCAATCCAAATGCTTGGATGCCACAACAGTTTGAAAACGATGCCAATATCCAAGTTCATAGAGAAAAAACAGCAGAAGAAATTGCGAAAGATTTTCCAGATGGTTTGGACTATATCATCACTGGAGTGGGAACTGGTGGGCATATCTCTGGTTGTGCAGAAAACTTAAAAAAACGATTTCCTAAACTAAAAGTATTTGCTGTAGAACCTGAAGGTTCTCCTGTACTCAGTGGTGGTAAACCAGGCCCACACCCTCTCCAAGGGATTGGTGCTGGTTTCATTCCTAAAAACTGTAAAACAGAATTACTCGATGGAATCATCACTGTTGGAAAAGAAGAATCGTTCACGATGGCTGTTCTTGCTGCCAAAAAAGAAGGGATTTTTATCGGAACATCTTCCGGTGCAAGCCTTGCAGCAGTTTCCAAAAAACTAAAAGAAATTCCTGCAGGTTCCAAAGTGCTTACCTTCTGTTATGATACAGGTGAAAGATATTTATCTGTGGAAGGACTTTTCGTTTAA
- a CDS encoding HEAT repeat domain-containing protein → MKFQHVLLLVFLWNVSLFSEQDEAFFETQRKRLSSSDIFEIRDAIDRLTFIKSNRGYRDILSALEGTPNFPTSENNAPAVKFYAAKALAKKGDKIAIPVLIKTFQKESASIIEYNPPKVRKISDGVADRHSTSSPYFYEDGEISMVLACGEMLRALGSLPTTESSEQTIKQALSHPNFYIRSSAADAMYESNRKEWISSLADGLGKEQVPYAKISILSAIVGLERLPNQNFKAVTEMLSHEDPEVRKKASQALRRLDLRIAAPYLEKAIHIENHPNVLSQMKEDHSYLISFRNP, encoded by the coding sequence ATGAAATTCCAACATGTTCTACTACTCGTCTTTTTATGGAATGTCAGTTTATTTTCAGAACAAGATGAGGCCTTTTTTGAAACCCAAAGGAAACGACTTTCCTCTTCTGATATCTTCGAAATTCGTGATGCCATTGACCGTTTAACATTTATTAAATCCAATAGAGGGTATCGGGACATACTTTCTGCTTTAGAAGGGACACCCAATTTTCCAACGAGTGAGAACAATGCCCCCGCTGTGAAATTTTATGCGGCAAAGGCTCTTGCAAAAAAAGGGGACAAAATTGCCATCCCTGTTCTCATCAAAACCTTTCAAAAAGAGTCTGCTTCCATCATCGAATACAACCCACCAAAAGTAAGAAAAATCAGTGACGGTGTTGCCGATCGTCATTCTACCTCGAGTCCATACTTTTACGAAGATGGTGAAATTTCCATGGTTTTGGCATGTGGTGAGATGTTACGGGCGTTAGGTTCACTCCCAACAACGGAATCCTCCGAACAAACCATCAAACAAGCATTGTCTCACCCAAATTTTTATATCCGAAGTTCCGCAGCCGATGCAATGTATGAATCCAATCGTAAAGAGTGGATCAGTTCTCTTGCGGACGGCCTTGGGAAGGAACAGGTTCCTTATGCAAAAATTTCTATTTTATCGGCCATTGTCGGTTTAGAACGATTGCCCAATCAAAATTTTAAAGCAGTGACAGAGATGTTATCCCATGAAGATCCAGAAGTAAGGAAAAAAGCCTCTCAGGCATTACGCCGATTAGACCTTCGAATTGCAGCACCTTACCTAGAAAAGGCGATTCACATTGAAAATCACCCAAATGTCTTATCACAAATGAAAGAAGATCATTCCTATCTTATTTCATTTCGGAACCCCTAG
- a CDS encoding polyhydroxyalkanoate synthesis regulator DNA-binding domain-containing protein — protein MKLLKRYANRRLYDPETSSTITLEDVAKMIIGGEEIKVQDNLSGEDITPKILGQTFLKVSLGQRNEDFSNFMLTSLIRETGRDVSGLFERLVLGGIGANYLTRERLEKIVNSMVELGELKEVDFSLYREDLLRKMASRASEKKEQIQKDLEKFSQSILEEDKATLGDLSEKLKEVAEKLKEN, from the coding sequence ATGAAGCTCCTCAAGCGATACGCAAACCGTAGACTCTATGATCCAGAAACAAGTTCCACCATCACGTTAGAAGATGTGGCAAAGATGATCATTGGTGGGGAAGAAATCAAAGTCCAAGACAACCTTTCCGGGGAAGATATTACACCCAAAATCCTCGGACAAACTTTTTTAAAGGTAAGCCTTGGCCAAAGGAATGAAGATTTTTCTAATTTTATGTTAACTTCTCTCATCCGAGAGACAGGTCGCGATGTTTCTGGGCTTTTTGAACGATTGGTCCTCGGTGGAATTGGTGCCAATTACCTTACCCGCGAACGATTGGAAAAAATTGTCAATTCGATGGTGGAACTCGGGGAATTGAAGGAAGTGGATTTTAGTCTCTATAGAGAAGATTTACTCCGAAAGATGGCATCCCGTGCGAGTGAAAAAAAGGAACAAATCCAAAAGGATTTGGAAAAATTCAGCCAATCCATTTTGGAAGAAGACAAAGCAACCCTTGGCGACTTATCCGAAAAATTAAAAGAAGTCGCAGAAAAATTAAAAGAAAATTAG
- a CDS encoding TlpA family protein disulfide reductase, producing MPYGWKVVFAFVFFFSATLGFAYFKAKDTNPSIPIEALATTPTEANSWKGHPKVVYFWATWCTVCKAYTPILEANLKFLPKETMFLSVLESEDSEETKEILSHLSSESTYPIYTADYRMLKEWRISAYPTTLFIDANGKVVFADSGILSPIGFWIRSFLLRFF from the coding sequence TTGCCTTATGGCTGGAAAGTGGTGTTTGCCTTTGTTTTCTTTTTTTCGGCAACATTAGGTTTTGCCTACTTTAAGGCAAAGGACACAAACCCATCCATTCCGATTGAGGCACTCGCAACAACCCCAACGGAAGCTAACTCATGGAAAGGCCACCCGAAAGTGGTTTATTTCTGGGCAACTTGGTGTACGGTGTGTAAGGCCTACACTCCCATCCTGGAAGCCAATTTAAAATTTTTACCAAAAGAAACTATGTTTTTGTCTGTTTTAGAATCCGAAGATTCAGAGGAGACAAAAGAAATCCTCTCCCACCTATCTTCTGAATCCACTTATCCGATCTACACTGCAGATTACCGAATGTTAAAGGAATGGAGGATTTCCGCTTATCCAACCACACTCTTTATCGATGCCAACGGAAAGGTTGTTTTTGCAGATTCTGGAATTTTGAGTCCCATTGGATTTTGGATCCGTTCTTTTCTTTTGCGCTTTTTTTAA